A genomic stretch from Solanum stenotomum isolate F172 chromosome 8, ASM1918654v1, whole genome shotgun sequence includes:
- the LOC125872354 gene encoding protein yippee-like At3g08990, protein MPSFDYHFHCGCGSGVAFLKDYVGIDEELTCVLQGIFTDMFNVEVPENESYHQLLEGNTVVDTFCVNCRDRLGWKFIAVPQGSRYEEGQFLMMLEKLTYPNGQILDPYEENVDQDGGPNEENVDQAGRENNDNQDGGANNKENVDNQLLVPNGLPNGHIGRNPNI, encoded by the exons ATGCCTTCTTTTGATTATCACTTCCATTGCGGATGCGGAAGTGGAGTTGCATTCCTCAAAGATTACGTTGGAATTGATGAA GAGCTAACCTGCGTGCTACAAGGGATCTTTACTGATAT GTTTAATGTTGAAGTGCCAGAGAATGAGTCATATCATCAACTACTAGAGGGCAATACCGTAGTCGATACTTTCTGTGTCAACTGTAGGGACCGGCTCGGgtggaaattt ATTGCAGTTCCCCAAGGCAGTCGTTATGAGGAAGGACAATTCTTGATGATGTT GGAGAAGCTTACTTACCCTAATGGTCAAATCTTAGATCCTTATGAGGAAAATGTTGATCAAGATGGAGGCCCTAATGAGGAAAATGTTGATCAAGCTGGACGC gaaaataatgataatcaagaTGGAGGCGCTAATAATAAGGAAAATGTTGATAATCAACTCTTAGTTCCTAATGGACTGCCTAATGGGCATATTGGTCGAAATCCAAACATTTGA